In Saccharothrix syringae, the following are encoded in one genomic region:
- a CDS encoding CIS tube protein, with amino-acid sequence MSLTKLHFEVFGNPGYAFDADFNPTEYTLAKENDVWSRKRHSQKPLQQYVGVGNEDLTLDLLFDTTREGLGRDAVAVTTRTERVDRLMRVDRHTHAVPQFQVTWGTGLKLRAVATRLRQRFTLFNADGVPLRAEVTLTMREVGAENSEKAKKTASPDRTKTWVVRRGETMTTIASHAYDDARHWRVIAEHNPRVDPRRPAPGTVLELPPLPSTEGAAR; translated from the coding sequence ATGTCGCTGACCAAGCTGCACTTCGAGGTGTTCGGCAACCCGGGGTACGCGTTCGACGCGGACTTCAACCCGACCGAGTACACCCTGGCCAAGGAGAACGACGTGTGGAGCAGGAAGCGCCACAGCCAGAAGCCCCTCCAGCAGTACGTCGGCGTCGGCAACGAGGACCTGACGCTCGACCTGCTCTTCGACACCACGCGCGAGGGCCTCGGCCGCGACGCCGTGGCCGTCACGACGCGGACCGAGCGGGTGGACCGGCTGATGAGGGTGGACCGGCACACGCACGCCGTGCCCCAGTTCCAGGTGACGTGGGGGACGGGCCTGAAGCTCCGCGCGGTCGCGACCCGGCTGCGCCAGCGGTTCACCCTGTTCAACGCCGACGGGGTCCCGTTGCGGGCGGAGGTGACGCTGACGATGCGGGAGGTCGGGGCGGAGAACAGCGAGAAGGCGAAGAAGACCGCTTCCCCCGACCGGACGAAGACGTGGGTCGTCCGGCGCGGCGAGACGATGACGACCATCGCGTCCCACGCCTACGACGACGCGCGGCACTGGCGGGTGATCGCCGAGCACAACCCGCGGGTCGACCCGCGCCGCCCGGCGCCGGGCACGGTGCTGGAGCTGCCGCCGCTGCCCTCCACCGAGGGGGCGGCGCGGTGA
- a CDS encoding PAAR domain-containing protein, translated as MGKPAAKQGDRVVGVDVHLVQPPGAPSPIPVPLPFQGTLSGALSRNVKIEKRPAAMFGSTVRNTPPHPPLPYVKPPTNEGRVFLASFTVFINGRPAARSGDLVLTCGDPVPLPTAVVQATGTVRIGG; from the coding sequence GTGGGCAAACCAGCCGCCAAGCAGGGAGACCGGGTCGTCGGGGTGGACGTGCACCTCGTCCAGCCCCCGGGCGCACCGTCGCCGATCCCGGTCCCCCTGCCGTTCCAGGGAACGCTGAGCGGGGCGCTGTCCCGCAACGTGAAGATCGAGAAGCGGCCCGCCGCGATGTTCGGCAGCACGGTGCGCAACACACCGCCGCACCCGCCCCTGCCCTACGTCAAGCCGCCCACCAACGAGGGAAGGGTCTTCCTCGCGAGCTTCACCGTGTTCATCAACGGCCGACCGGCGGCGCGGTCCGGCGACCTGGTGCTGACCTGCGGCGACCCGGTCCCCCTGCCGACGGCGGTCGTGCAGGCGACCGGCACCGTGCGGATCGGGGGCTGA
- a CDS encoding phage tail sheath family protein → MSEGQVVPVRSDPLGADRVPGVGVEWLDAAPQFRDAVPTDVAGFVGIAERGPLHQAVRVDNWDQFRGVFGTRLPHAYLAYAVEGFFANGGRRCWVVRVADPVAAGPAWDRVRVGVTSRCLRLGASSPGEWGNQVRYRVEPEAGGLFGLRLRRGDVVEAWHGLSDGSTAGDRDAVAVLNDPVKGSRLVAASWWEEDRPADGGPRTRDGRLSRGDDGLRRLRPEHFADDERGWGVEALDGVDDVSLVSVPDCWSPSSTRWRRPRRRCPHRGPDDPKAAGPVRAEFGWRTAAWVQRQVVRHCAERQDRVALLDAPRFDERGKPADRAAVLAWRAGFRSPFAALYHPWIVAPDGTAGGGTVVPPSGHVAGVCAAGDSAVGVHKAPAGEVLKLAVDTAAEVDDVTHGELNHNGVNVLRANRGVRVLGNRTLAPADSPLRRLNVRRLMSALEEQIRRGTAWLVFEKASLSVCGDVERVVHGVLEDAWRSGRLAGPTPEAAYSVRCDHTVNPPVELARGKITCLVAVLPPQSAERLVLRLVRSPAGVLTEKQPGG, encoded by the coding sequence ATGAGCGAGGGCCAGGTCGTGCCGGTGCGGTCCGACCCGTTGGGGGCCGACCGGGTTCCCGGCGTCGGGGTGGAGTGGCTGGACGCGGCGCCGCAGTTCCGCGACGCCGTGCCCACCGACGTGGCCGGCTTCGTGGGGATCGCCGAACGGGGCCCGCTGCACCAGGCGGTGCGGGTGGACAACTGGGACCAGTTCCGCGGTGTGTTCGGCACCCGGCTCCCGCACGCCTACCTGGCCTACGCCGTCGAGGGGTTCTTCGCCAACGGCGGACGGCGGTGCTGGGTGGTCCGCGTCGCGGACCCGGTCGCGGCCGGTCCGGCGTGGGACCGGGTGCGGGTCGGCGTGACCTCGCGGTGCCTCCGGCTGGGGGCGAGCAGCCCGGGCGAGTGGGGCAACCAGGTGCGGTACCGGGTGGAGCCGGAGGCCGGTGGGCTGTTCGGCCTCCGGTTGCGCCGGGGCGACGTGGTCGAGGCGTGGCACGGGCTGTCGGACGGGTCGACCGCCGGCGATCGCGACGCGGTGGCCGTCCTCAACGACCCCGTCAAGGGCTCGCGCCTGGTGGCCGCGTCCTGGTGGGAGGAGGACCGGCCCGCGGACGGCGGGCCGCGCACCCGGGACGGCCGGCTGAGCCGGGGTGACGACGGGCTCCGCCGCTTGCGCCCGGAGCACTTCGCCGACGACGAGCGCGGTTGGGGCGTCGAGGCCCTGGACGGGGTGGACGACGTGTCGCTGGTCAGCGTCCCCGACTGCTGGTCGCCCTCGTCGACGCGGTGGCGGAGGCCGCGCCGGCGGTGCCCGCACCGGGGCCCCGACGACCCGAAGGCGGCGGGCCCGGTGCGGGCCGAGTTCGGGTGGAGGACCGCGGCGTGGGTGCAGCGCCAGGTGGTGCGGCACTGCGCGGAGCGCCAGGACCGCGTGGCGCTGCTGGACGCACCGCGGTTCGACGAGCGCGGCAAGCCCGCGGACCGGGCCGCGGTGCTGGCGTGGCGGGCCGGGTTCCGCTCGCCGTTCGCGGCCCTCTACCACCCGTGGATCGTGGCACCGGACGGCACGGCGGGCGGCGGCACGGTGGTCCCGCCCAGCGGCCACGTCGCCGGGGTCTGCGCGGCGGGCGACAGCGCGGTCGGCGTGCACAAGGCCCCGGCCGGCGAAGTCCTGAAGCTGGCCGTGGACACCGCGGCCGAGGTGGACGACGTGACGCACGGCGAGCTGAACCACAACGGGGTGAACGTGCTCCGGGCGAACCGCGGCGTCCGGGTGCTGGGCAACCGCACGCTGGCTCCCGCCGACTCACCCCTGCGACGCCTCAACGTGCGTCGCCTGATGTCGGCGCTGGAGGAGCAGATCCGGCGCGGCACCGCGTGGCTCGTCTTCGAGAAGGCATCGCTGAGCGTGTGCGGCGACGTGGAACGCGTCGTCCACGGCGTGCTGGAGGACGCCTGGCGGTCCGGCCGGCTCGCCGGTCCCACGCCCGAGGCGGCGTACTCGGTGCGGTGCGACCACACCGTCAACCCGCCGGTCGAGCTGGCCAGGGGGAAGATCACCTGCCTGGTGGCGGTGCTCCCGCCGCAGTCCGCGGAACGGCTGGTCCTGCGCCTGGTCCGCAGCCCGGCCGGCGTGCTGACCGAGAAGCAGCCGGGAGGGTGA
- a CDS encoding phage late control D family protein, translating into MSRGAARDDRAFFVPDLGLRGERGPMGESVLRDVVDVTFTDGIDRIDSFTVTLVNWDETTRTPKYSDAKDFLPGKGLALSLGYRGAGELTTMLAGEITVARTHLPADGLPTLTVTAVDVLHRLRDVRRTAVYEKMTDDAIAKKVAKRLGVRIRTTPVDGPVHPYVLQDNEYDVVFLLGLARRAGYELWVEQGDLLRFGVAGKTEVHELVWGGGTLVEFEPVLNFTRQVEGATVRGWDRSRKEPIVASATAGALPGPREKDLKQALAAARRGREDITVGVVASAGEAKHRALGRLRTLGTEVLRATGSTVGLPEIRAGCRIEVGKVGTRFSGIYYVTGTEHRLGRSGYRTHFDCRREW; encoded by the coding sequence GTGAGCAGGGGTGCGGCGCGCGACGACCGGGCCTTCTTCGTCCCGGACCTGGGGCTCAGGGGTGAGAGGGGGCCGATGGGGGAGTCCGTCCTGCGCGACGTCGTCGACGTGACCTTCACCGACGGGATCGACCGGATCGACAGCTTCACCGTCACGCTCGTCAACTGGGACGAGACGACGAGGACGCCGAAGTACAGCGATGCCAAGGACTTCCTCCCGGGCAAGGGCCTCGCGCTGTCCCTCGGCTACCGGGGCGCCGGGGAGCTGACCACGATGCTCGCCGGCGAGATCACCGTGGCCAGGACCCACCTGCCGGCCGACGGGCTGCCCACCCTCACGGTGACCGCGGTCGACGTCCTGCACCGCCTGAGGGACGTCCGCCGCACGGCGGTCTACGAGAAGATGACCGACGACGCCATCGCGAAGAAGGTCGCCAAGCGGCTGGGCGTCCGGATCAGGACCACCCCGGTCGACGGTCCGGTGCACCCGTACGTGTTGCAGGACAACGAGTACGACGTGGTGTTCCTGCTCGGCCTGGCCAGGCGCGCGGGCTACGAGCTGTGGGTGGAGCAGGGCGACCTGCTGCGCTTCGGCGTCGCGGGCAAGACGGAGGTCCACGAGCTGGTCTGGGGCGGCGGCACCCTGGTCGAGTTCGAACCGGTCCTGAACTTCACCCGGCAGGTCGAGGGCGCGACGGTGCGGGGGTGGGACCGGTCCAGGAAGGAACCGATCGTCGCCTCCGCGACCGCCGGCGCACTGCCCGGTCCCCGGGAGAAGGACCTCAAGCAGGCGCTGGCGGCCGCGCGCCGGGGCCGCGAGGACATCACCGTGGGGGTGGTGGCGAGCGCGGGGGAGGCGAAGCACCGCGCCCTGGGCCGCCTGCGCACCCTCGGCACCGAGGTGCTGCGCGCGACCGGGTCCACCGTCGGCCTGCCGGAGATCCGGGCGGGCTGCCGCATCGAGGTGGGCAAGGTGGGCACGAGGTTCAGCGGCATCTACTACGTCACCGGCACCGAGCACCGGCTCGGCAGGTCGGGCTACCGGACCCACTTCGACTGCCGACGGGAATGGTGA
- a CDS encoding phage tail protein translates to MTARHYPFLAFRFEVKVGPMAMGGFSECSGLQVRVETHDVVEGGLNTYVHRLPTRQRQNDIRLRRGLAGQRLWEWYSAWTAGRSNWQTCSILLWAENGTDVVAEWQVLQAWPVAWVGPELDATRSAVAVETVELAHTGVKRVR, encoded by the coding sequence GTGACGGCACGGCACTACCCGTTCCTCGCGTTCCGGTTCGAGGTGAAGGTCGGCCCGATGGCGATGGGCGGCTTCAGCGAGTGCAGCGGGCTCCAGGTGCGCGTCGAGACCCACGACGTGGTGGAAGGCGGGCTGAACACCTACGTGCACCGCCTGCCGACCCGCCAGCGCCAGAACGACATCCGGCTGCGCCGCGGGTTGGCCGGTCAGCGGCTGTGGGAGTGGTACTCGGCGTGGACCGCCGGCCGTTCGAACTGGCAGACCTGCTCGATCCTGCTGTGGGCGGAGAACGGCACCGACGTGGTGGCCGAGTGGCAGGTGCTCCAGGCGTGGCCCGTCGCCTGGGTCGGGCCGGAGTTGGACGCGACGCGCAGCGCGGTCGCGGTGGAGACGGTGGAACTGGCCCACACGGGCGTGAAACGAGTGAGGTGA
- a CDS encoding phage baseplate assembly protein V, with protein MATTDGLGLVVGLVVDLRDPLRLGRVKVRYPELGADVRSDWARLVTPMAGGGRGVVFRPEVGEEVVLGFLQGDPRAPYVLGGVWNDKDRPPKGDAEGRNDLRFITSRSGHVVRLDDTAGRERIEVVDRTGQCRVVIDSARKKVVVVAGAGGIELVSSTGTIRLNGKDVTIDATNTVKISGRAVDVGSTTSTKVKAGTTLSASGTQSTTIRGATVNIN; from the coding sequence ATGGCGACAACCGACGGTCTCGGGCTCGTGGTCGGCCTCGTGGTCGACCTCCGCGACCCGCTGCGGCTCGGCCGCGTGAAGGTGCGCTACCCCGAGCTGGGCGCGGACGTCCGCAGCGACTGGGCCCGCCTGGTCACGCCGATGGCCGGCGGGGGGCGGGGCGTGGTCTTCCGGCCGGAGGTCGGCGAGGAGGTCGTGCTCGGCTTCCTCCAGGGCGATCCCCGGGCGCCCTACGTGCTGGGCGGCGTGTGGAACGACAAGGACCGACCACCCAAGGGCGATGCCGAGGGCAGGAACGACCTGCGCTTCATCACCTCCCGCAGCGGTCACGTCGTCCGGCTGGACGACACCGCCGGCCGGGAGCGCATCGAGGTGGTGGACCGCACCGGGCAGTGCCGGGTGGTGATCGACAGCGCCCGGAAGAAGGTGGTCGTGGTGGCGGGCGCCGGCGGCATCGAGCTGGTCAGCAGCACCGGGACGATCAGGTTGAACGGCAAGGACGTCACGATCGACGCCACCAACACCGTCAAGATCTCCGGTCGCGCCGTGGACGTCGGCTCGACCACGTCGACCAAGGTCAAGGCCGGCACCACGCTGTCCGCGTCCGGCACGCAGAGCACCACCATCCGCGGCGCCACCGTCAACATCAACTGA
- a CDS encoding phage tail protein, translated as MAETGKRLDPFAAFNFTLNIDGLGGSHGFSECTGANTEQDVIEYREGNTDPKLLKLPGLKKFGDITLRRGFTTNKELWQWRQTVLQGKTVRRTGSIVLNDEGGKPALTWKFTAAWPRQYSAPNFNGTGSEVAIEELILVVETLELDAK; from the coding sequence ATGGCAGAGACCGGCAAGCGGCTCGACCCGTTCGCCGCGTTCAACTTCACCCTGAACATCGACGGGCTGGGCGGCTCGCACGGTTTCTCCGAGTGCACGGGGGCGAACACCGAGCAGGACGTCATCGAGTACCGCGAGGGCAACACCGACCCCAAGCTGCTCAAGCTGCCCGGGTTGAAGAAGTTCGGTGACATCACGCTGCGCCGGGGCTTCACCACGAACAAGGAGCTGTGGCAGTGGCGGCAGACGGTGTTGCAGGGCAAGACGGTGCGGCGCACCGGCAGCATCGTGCTCAACGACGAGGGGGGCAAGCCGGCGCTGACGTGGAAGTTCACCGCCGCCTGGCCGCGCCAGTACTCCGCGCCGAACTTCAACGGCACCGGCAGCGAGGTCGCCATCGAGGAGCTGATCCTGGTCGTGGAGACCCTCGAACTGGACGCGAAGTAG